A DNA window from Jaculus jaculus isolate mJacJac1 chromosome 1, mJacJac1.mat.Y.cur, whole genome shotgun sequence contains the following coding sequences:
- the LOC101603980 gene encoding interferon omega-1-like — protein sequence MALLLPLLATLVVCSCGSVSSLGCDLTHNSVLFSRRTFDLLDQMRRVSPFLCLKDRKDFRLPREMVDGGQSHKVQAMSVVHEMLQQTLSLFHTERSSAAWSAPLLHELRTELHQQLELLDTCLEQVMVEEPSALTAGDPSVALRKYFQRILLYLEEKKYSDCAWEIVRVEILRAISSVAKLQERMSHDRE from the coding sequence ATggctctcttgctccctctacTGGCCACCCTGGTGGTGTGCAGCTGTGGCTCTGTTAGCTCTCTGGGCTGTGACCTGACCCACAACTCTGTCCTGTTTAGCAGAAGGACCTTTGACCTTCTGGACCAAATGAGAAGAGTCTCTCCTTTCCTGTGTCTGAAGGACAGAAAGGACTTTCGTCTTCCCCGGGAGATGGTGGACGGCGGTCAGTCGCACAAGGTCCAGGCCATGTCTGTCGTCCATGAGATGCTGCAGCAGACCCTCAGCCTCTTCCACACAGAGCGCTCCTCTGCTGCCTGGAGCGCCCCCCTCCTGCATGAACTCCGCACTGAGCTCCACCAGCAGCTGGAGCTCCTGGACACCTGCTTGGAGCAGGTGATGGTGGAGGAACCATCTGCCCTGACAGCTGGAGATCCCAGTGTGGCCTTAAGGAAGTACTTCCAGAGAATCCTGCTCTACCtggaagagaagaaatacagTGACTGTGCCTGGGAAATTGTCCGAGTGGAGATCCtgagagccatctcttcagtggcCAAACTGCAAGAAAGGATGAGTCATGATAGAGAATGA